The DNA window GGTGGTGCTCGTGGTTGCCGCGGCCGCGCTCGCGTTCATCGTGCTGTACAACCTCACGAACATCAACATCACCGAGCGCATGCGCGAGATCGCCACCCTCAAGGTGCTCGGCTTCACGCCGCGCGAGGTGGACGCCTACATCTACCGCGAGACGGCGCTGCTCTCCGTCATCGGCAGCCTGGTCGGGCTCGTGTTCGGCGTGTGGATGGAGGGCTTCGTCGTGGTCACCGCCGAGGTGGACCAGGTCATGTTCGGCCGCGTCATCCACCCGGCCAGCTTCGCGATCGCGTTTCTGCTCACGATGCTGTTCACCGTGCTCGTGATGCTGGCCATGCGCCGCAAACTCGCCCGCATCGACATGGTGGAGAGCCTCAAGTCGAACGAGTGACGCCTGGGGGGCGGGGCCGCTCGCACCTTGGCGGCAAAAAGAAGGGTTCAACCTGGGGCTTCCTTTGTCATCCTGAGCGGAGCGCCGAAGGCGCGGAGTCGAAGGATCCCGCGCGGCGCCAGCAGTTGATATATGCGCCAGAGCATCATGGACAGAATCGAAGGTTGTGGGAACGAAACCGGGCCTTGAAGCTGCCCCAACCTCTTCGCACGCACTGTTCCCCCAGTTCGCTATCGGAGCGTTCGCGCATGCCGCGTCAGTCGTTCCCATAACCTTCGATTCTGTCCATAAGAGGGTGGTGGTGTTTGGACGTTGTGGACAAAATCGGCCTTCGGGACTGAAATTCTGCGCGGTTCGACGCCGTGAACTGACAAAACCCCTGGTGGCAGAATCTCGTCCCAGAGGTTTCTGCTTCAAAATCAGTCCCGAAGGCCGATCTTGTCCATGATGCTGCGAGTTATATATCGAAGGGCGACGCCGCCCGCTGCGGCAGTTGATTCCGTGTGCCGAACGCGCGCCGCGGGGCCCGGCGCGTTCCCGGTGCGCTACAATAGCGCATCAATGAGTGAAGACAGATAGGGGACCCCCATGAAAGTGACTGAGAAGAAGCTCGACGACGGCCGTATCCTGCTCGAGGCCGTCGCGTCCACCGCCGAGGTGAGCCATGCGCTCACGATGGCGCACTACGGCTTCGCGCAGCAGATGAACCTCCAGGTCATGCCCGGCCAGACGGTGGCCCAGGCCGCCGAGGCGCAGATGGGCATCAAGGACCTCGACGCCATCGTGGCGCAGCAGGCCGTGGAGTACCTCGCGCCGTTCGCCATCGACAAGCGCAACATCGTGCCGGCCTACCCGCCCACGCCCGCTCACGCGGCGCCCCTCAAGCGCGGTCAGACGTTCTCGTTCGAGCTGCGCGTCGCGCCCAAGCCCGACTACGAGCTGACCTCCTACGACCCGGTCACCATCACGGTGCCGCCGCTCGAGATCGAAGAGGCCGAGGTTGAGGCCCAGCTCGCGCAGATAGCCGACAGCTACGCCGAGTTCGTCTCCGACGAGCCGCATCCGGTGCGCGCCGGCGACAGCATGCTGCTCGCGCTCGAGGCGTCCCAGAACGGAGAGAAGCTCGACAACCTGTCCACCGAGGGGCGCACCTACCTCACCGGCATGGGCCTCATGCCCGACAGCTTCGAGCAGCAGCTCATCGGCATGGAGGTGGGCGAGACCAAGTCGTTCTCGTTCGACGTGCCCGGCGCCGGCGAGAACGGCGCGGACGGCACGTTCGACTGCACCGTCACCGTCAAGGAGATGCAGAAGAAGGTCGTCCCCGAAATCGACGACGAGTGGGTGGCCAAGAACCTGCCCATGTACCGCGACGCGGCCGCCCTGCGCGGCGGCATCGCCGATCGCCTCGGCGCGGAGCGCACGGCGCAGTACGAGTCCTACAAGCTGCAGATGGCCGCCGCCGAGCTGGGGAAGCGCTTCAAGGGTCGCATCGAGGACGCCGTCTACGAGGCCATGCAGAAGACGCTCGTCACCAACCTGCGCGGCCAGCTGGCCCAGCAGGGCATCCCCTTCGAGCAGTTCGTGCAGAGCCAGGGCGGCGAGCAGCAGTTCGGCATGCTCATGATGATGCAGACGCGCGAGATGCTCGTGCAGGGCTACGCGCTCGACGCGCTGTTCCGCCACGAGAAGATGGCCGTCACCGAGGAGGACCTCGACGCGGCCGCCCGCGGCATGAACCCGCAGAACCCCAAGGCGGCCCGCCGCGAGATGGAGGAGAGCGGCCGCGGCTTCGCCCTGCGCGAGGCCGCCGAGCGCATCAAGGCCAACCAGTGGCTGCTCGACCACGCGGAGGTCATCGTGGAGGAGCCGCCCGCGAAGTAGCCCCGCGCGCCTCCGCTCAGAGAGCCCCTTCGGCGTCCGCCTCGCTCCGCGCGATGGCGGACGCCGCCTCGTCGGGCGGCAGCGGGCGCGAGAACAGGTAGCCCTGCATGAGCTCGCATCCGGAGCGGCCCAGCATCTCGCGCTGCCGCTCGGTCTCCACCCCCTCGCAGAGCACCTTCGTCCCGAGGCACGAGAAGCCGGCGATGAGGTGCTCGAGCATCCCCAGCAGCTCCTGCATCCCCTGACCGGCCGAAGCCGACCACAATATGCTCTTGTCCAGCTTCACGATGTCCACCGGAAGGCTCAGGATGGTGGAGAAGTTGGAGAACCCCGTGCCGAAGTCGTCCAGGTAGAAGCGCACGCCCTGCTCGCGCAGCCGCCTCATGAACGCGTGCACCGCCTCCGGGTTCGCCACGATGGCGCTCTCCGTGAGCTCGATGCGCAGACACGACGGCGGGATGCCGTGGCGCTCGACGACGCCGAGCACCTCGTCGGCCAAATCCTCCTGCATGAACTGCACGGCCGAGAAGTTCACGGACACGCCGCGGAACGCCGTGTCCGGATGCGCGTCGCGGTAGGCGCGCACGAACGCGCAGGAGCGGTCGAGCACGAAGGCGGTGAGGTCGGTGATGAGCCCCTCCTTCTCTGCGACGGGGATGAACTCCTCGGGCGAGACGGGCCCCATCTCCCCGTCGGCGAGGCGGCAGAGCGCCTCGGCTGCGACGAAGCGCCCCTCCTCCTCCGACCAGATGGGCTGGAAATGCACCGAGAGGCCCCCGTCGGCCACGGCGGCGCGCACGACGGCGGTGAGGTCGCTGCGCCGGTGGATGGCGTCCATCATCTCGGGCGTGCACGCGCAGGGCACGTTCGGGCCGAGCTCCTTCGAGCACGCCGTCGTGTACTCGAGCGCCGCCACCACCTCGTCGGGCGTGCGCGCGATGGCGGGGTAGGCCACCACGCCGATGGCCGTCGACACGTTGTAGGACGTCCCTCCCACGCGCCACGCCTCATCGAGCCGCGCGCGCAGCGTCTCGAGCACGTCGGCCGCCGTCTCGCGCGCCGTCTCCCCGGAGCGCGCGGGCGCCTCGTCCACGATGAGGGCGAACTGGTCGCCGCTGTAGCGGAAGACCCGCACGCCGCCGCCGAGCCCCTCGAGGAACCCGGCGAACCCGCGCAAAAACCGGTCGCCGCTCTCGTGGCCGAAGCGGTCGTTCACGAACTTGAAGCTCGACAGCGACACGAGCGCCGCCGTGAAGGGCTGCTGCGCGCCGTGCATGAGCGACACCATCGAGAGGAACTCCTGGCGGTTCGGCACGCCCGTGAGCAGGTCCACCGACAGGCGCTTGTTCTGCAGGTACAGGTAGATGATGAGCAGCGAGCACGCCGCGGCCGACCCCGACAGCAGGTAGGTGGGGAAGGCCTGCTGCACGGCGATCACGGCCACGGCGATGAGCGGGAACACGGCCAGGATGCGCTTGATGCTCGGATCGATGGGCACCCGCGTGAACACGACCAGCACGAAGCAGGTGATGCAGTAGAAGTAGAACACGAGGTAGGTGGTAAGCACGAGCGGGCCCTGCTGGTAGACG is part of the Arabiibacter massiliensis genome and encodes:
- a CDS encoding trigger factor, which gives rise to MKVTEKKLDDGRILLEAVASTAEVSHALTMAHYGFAQQMNLQVMPGQTVAQAAEAQMGIKDLDAIVAQQAVEYLAPFAIDKRNIVPAYPPTPAHAAPLKRGQTFSFELRVAPKPDYELTSYDPVTITVPPLEIEEAEVEAQLAQIADSYAEFVSDEPHPVRAGDSMLLALEASQNGEKLDNLSTEGRTYLTGMGLMPDSFEQQLIGMEVGETKSFSFDVPGAGENGADGTFDCTVTVKEMQKKVVPEIDDEWVAKNLPMYRDAAALRGGIADRLGAERTAQYESYKLQMAAAELGKRFKGRIEDAVYEAMQKTLVTNLRGQLAQQGIPFEQFVQSQGGEQQFGMLMMMQTREMLVQGYALDALFRHEKMAVTEEDLDAAARGMNPQNPKAARREMEESGRGFALREAAERIKANQWLLDHAEVIVEEPPAK
- a CDS encoding bifunctional diguanylate cyclase/phosphodiesterase, translated to MDAMLPRRGRGAFDGQDRETGGFGMKWNVSAEVIAFIIVCIIMVYSRKSHAVPSRKNRLFRICLVTTICAIGANLASTLMIAYAPAQLVPLTWVVTWVYFVLTPLLGAAYFYYAVAVVSEARPVAAWRIAVSTLPCVLYLVCALVDIPTGCLFSFDAAGVYQQGPLVLTTYLVFYFYCITCFVLVVFTRVPIDPSIKRILAVFPLIAVAVIAVQQAFPTYLLSGSAAACSLLIIYLYLQNKRLSVDLLTGVPNRQEFLSMVSLMHGAQQPFTAALVSLSSFKFVNDRFGHESGDRFLRGFAGFLEGLGGGVRVFRYSGDQFALIVDEAPARSGETARETAADVLETLRARLDEAWRVGGTSYNVSTAIGVVAYPAIARTPDEVVAALEYTTACSKELGPNVPCACTPEMMDAIHRRSDLTAVVRAAVADGGLSVHFQPIWSEEEGRFVAAEALCRLADGEMGPVSPEEFIPVAEKEGLITDLTAFVLDRSCAFVRAYRDAHPDTAFRGVSVNFSAVQFMQEDLADEVLGVVERHGIPPSCLRIELTESAIVANPEAVHAFMRRLREQGVRFYLDDFGTGFSNFSTILSLPVDIVKLDKSILWSASAGQGMQELLGMLEHLIAGFSCLGTKVLCEGVETERQREMLGRSGCELMQGYLFSRPLPPDEAASAIARSEADAEGAL